One stretch of Candidatus Baltobacteraceae bacterium DNA includes these proteins:
- a CDS encoding SDR family oxidoreductase gives MFDLHGRVAVITGSTRGIGLAIAQRMAEFGANVVISSRKEDACVQVADSITKAGGSALAIAANIGDREALQKLVDRTIARWGKIDILVCNAAINPHFGPLRTIEDSAFDKIMASNVRSNLWLCNMVIPQMAERKDGAVVVISSIAGLKGNAMLGAYGISKAAEIELVRNLAVEWGRANVRVNAIAPSIVRTDFARALWENPDTYNDAIARYPLGRIGEPDDIAGAAIFLASRAGAFVTGQVIVVDGGVTIAG, from the coding sequence GTGTTCGATCTGCACGGCCGTGTCGCCGTCATCACCGGCTCGACACGCGGTATCGGTCTGGCTATCGCGCAGCGGATGGCTGAGTTCGGCGCGAACGTCGTCATCTCGAGCCGCAAAGAAGATGCGTGCGTTCAAGTGGCCGATTCGATTACGAAAGCGGGCGGAAGTGCGCTCGCGATTGCGGCCAACATCGGCGATCGTGAGGCGCTGCAGAAACTGGTCGACCGCACCATTGCAAGATGGGGCAAGATCGATATCCTGGTCTGCAACGCAGCGATCAACCCGCACTTTGGTCCGCTGCGCACCATCGAGGATTCCGCGTTCGACAAGATTATGGCCTCGAACGTGCGCAGCAATTTGTGGCTGTGCAACATGGTGATCCCGCAAATGGCCGAGCGCAAGGACGGCGCGGTCGTCGTCATCTCGAGCATCGCGGGACTCAAAGGCAATGCGATGCTCGGTGCTTACGGAATCTCCAAAGCCGCCGAGATCGAACTGGTACGTAATCTCGCGGTCGAATGGGGCCGCGCCAACGTGCGCGTCAACGCGATCGCGCCGTCGATCGTGCGTACCGATTTCGCACGCGCGCTTTGGGAGAATCCCGATACGTACAACGATGCGATCGCGCGTTACCCGCTCGGCCGTATCGGTGAACCGGATGACATTGCCGGCGCTGCGATCTTCCTTGCGTCACGCGCGGGCGCGTTCGTAACGGGGCAAGTGATCGTCGTCGACGGCGGAGTCACGATCGCCGGTTAA